In Chitinivorax sp. PXF-14, a single window of DNA contains:
- a CDS encoding RlmE family RNA methyltransferase: MREHLNDPYVQMAQKDGYRSRAAYKLLEIADKDHLIKPGMVVVDLGAAPGSWSQIAAQKVGKHGHVFALDILPMDPLAGVTFLQGDFREESVLREFESLLQGRQVDLVISDIAPNMAGNAMMDMPRSLHLIELALDFAQHHLKPGGNYLVKAFQGSGYPEYLALLKGTFKQVLTRKPKASRDRSNEIYLLGKDKLAQFDAVFEGGEAPDDY; the protein is encoded by the coding sequence ATGCGCGAACACCTCAACGATCCTTATGTGCAAATGGCGCAGAAGGATGGCTACCGCTCACGTGCAGCATATAAGTTGCTGGAAATTGCCGACAAAGACCATCTGATCAAGCCGGGCATGGTTGTGGTCGACCTTGGCGCGGCGCCTGGAAGCTGGTCGCAGATCGCCGCGCAGAAGGTGGGCAAGCATGGCCACGTGTTCGCGCTCGACATCCTGCCGATGGATCCACTGGCGGGCGTGACCTTCCTGCAGGGGGATTTCCGCGAGGAGTCCGTGCTGCGCGAGTTCGAGTCCCTGCTTCAAGGGCGCCAGGTCGATCTTGTAATCTCGGACATCGCCCCCAATATGGCTGGTAATGCCATGATGGATATGCCCCGCAGCCTGCATCTGATCGAGCTTGCGCTCGATTTTGCCCAGCATCACCTGAAACCCGGCGGCAATTACTTGGTCAAAGCGTTCCAAGGTAGTGGTTACCCCGAGTATCTGGCTTTGCTGAAGGGCACGTTCAAGCAGGTGTTGACACGCAAACCGAAGGCCTCGCGTGACCGCAGCAACGAAATTTACCTGCTGGGGAAGGATAAACTTGCCCAATTTGACGCGGTTTTCGAGGGCGGTGAGGCCCCCGACGATTACTGA
- the ftsH gene encoding ATP-dependent zinc metalloprotease FtsH, with protein sequence MNNIGKNIAIWLIIGLVLMTVFNQFSKRHESQSQMAYSEFIEEVRGGRVQSVEIEGNPLRGQMLTGKRADGTSFSTLAPYDPGLVGDLLKNNVRFGAKPEQEQSFLMQVFISWFPMLLLIGVWIFFMRQMQGGGKGGAFSFGKSRARMLEESSNPILFADVAGCDEAKEEVSEIVEFLRDPSKFQRLGGRIPRGVLLVGSPGTGKTLLAKAIAGEAKVPFFSISGSDFVEMFVGVGAARVRDMFEQAKKNAPCIIFIDEIDAVGRQRGAGLGGGNDEREQTLNQLLVEMDGFEANSGIIVVAATNRPDVLDPALQRPGRFDRQVIVPLPDIRGREQILGVHMRKVPIAADVRADVIARGTPGFSGADLANLVNEAALFAARQNKRLVDMDDFERAKDKVMMGAERRTMVMSEEERKNTAYHESGHAVVAKLLPKSDPVHKVTIIPRGRALGVTMQLPEQDRFSYDRDYMLQQISILFGGRIAEEVFMNQMTTGASNDFERATRLARDMVTRYGMSDELGPMVYGDNEQEVFLGRSVTTHKNLSEATMQKVDGEIRRIIDAQYHLARSLLEQNRDKVEAMTKALLEWETIDAEQIEDIMAGRPPRPPRQPSKPVPPTDTTPSAPAPSVTPAQEV encoded by the coding sequence GTGAATAACATTGGCAAGAACATCGCAATTTGGCTCATCATCGGCCTCGTGCTGATGACGGTGTTCAACCAATTCAGCAAACGCCATGAATCCCAGAGCCAGATGGCTTATTCCGAGTTTATCGAGGAAGTGCGTGGCGGGCGTGTGCAGTCGGTGGAGATCGAGGGCAATCCCCTGCGCGGTCAGATGTTGACCGGCAAGCGTGCGGATGGCACCTCGTTTTCGACTCTGGCCCCGTATGATCCTGGTCTGGTGGGGGATCTGCTGAAGAACAATGTCCGTTTCGGTGCCAAGCCCGAGCAGGAACAATCCTTCCTGATGCAGGTGTTTATCTCCTGGTTCCCGATGCTGCTGTTGATCGGTGTGTGGATTTTCTTCATGCGCCAGATGCAGGGGGGCGGCAAGGGGGGGGCGTTTTCCTTTGGAAAGAGCCGTGCCCGCATGCTGGAAGAGTCGAGCAACCCCATCCTCTTTGCCGATGTCGCCGGGTGTGACGAAGCCAAAGAAGAGGTATCGGAGATCGTCGAGTTCCTGCGTGATCCAAGCAAGTTCCAGCGCCTGGGTGGCCGCATTCCTCGTGGCGTGCTGCTCGTTGGTTCGCCGGGTACCGGCAAGACCTTGCTGGCCAAAGCGATCGCAGGCGAAGCCAAGGTACCGTTCTTCTCGATTTCCGGCTCCGATTTCGTCGAGATGTTTGTCGGTGTTGGCGCGGCCCGTGTTCGCGACATGTTTGAGCAAGCCAAGAAGAATGCACCCTGCATCATCTTCATCGACGAAATCGATGCGGTAGGTCGCCAGCGCGGCGCTGGCCTGGGTGGTGGCAATGATGAGCGTGAACAAACTCTTAACCAGTTGCTGGTGGAGATGGATGGTTTTGAAGCCAACTCCGGCATCATCGTTGTCGCGGCAACGAACCGTCCTGACGTGTTGGACCCAGCCCTGCAGCGTCCGGGCCGCTTCGACCGCCAGGTTATCGTGCCGCTGCCGGATATCCGTGGCCGCGAGCAGATTCTTGGCGTTCACATGCGCAAGGTGCCGATCGCTGCTGATGTTCGTGCAGATGTGATCGCGCGCGGCACGCCGGGCTTCTCCGGGGCGGATCTGGCCAATCTGGTCAACGAGGCTGCGTTGTTTGCCGCCCGCCAGAACAAGCGCCTGGTCGATATGGACGATTTCGAGCGAGCCAAGGACAAGGTCATGATGGGTGCCGAGCGGCGCACCATGGTGATGAGTGAAGAGGAACGCAAGAATACGGCCTACCACGAGTCCGGTCATGCGGTTGTGGCCAAGCTGTTGCCGAAGTCCGATCCTGTGCACAAGGTCACGATCATCCCGCGCGGCCGTGCGTTGGGTGTGACCATGCAGCTGCCGGAGCAGGATCGCTTCAGCTATGACCGTGACTATATGCTGCAGCAAATCTCGATCCTGTTTGGTGGCCGTATTGCCGAAGAGGTTTTCATGAACCAGATGACGACGGGTGCTTCGAACGATTTCGAACGTGCCACTCGCCTGGCGCGGGATATGGTGACTCGCTACGGTATGTCAGACGAGCTTGGCCCGATGGTTTATGGCGACAACGAGCAGGAGGTGTTCCTTGGCCGTTCGGTAACGACGCACAAGAACCTGTCCGAAGCCACGATGCAGAAGGTCGATGGCGAGATTCGCCGTATTATCGACGCCCAGTACCACTTGGCGCGCAGCCTGCTGGAACAGAATCGCGACAAGGTAGAGGCGATGACCAAAGCCTTGCTGGAATGGGAAACCATCGATGCCGAGCAGATCGAAGACATCATGGCGGGTCGCCCACCGCGCCCACCGCGTCAGCCATCGAAACCCGTGCCGCCAACCGACACAACTCCTTCTGCGCCAGCACCTTCTGTAACGCCGGCACAAGAAGTCTAA
- the folP gene encoding dihydropteroate synthase, producing the protein MSQLPVSLQLGRYLFALKRPLIMGIVNVTPDSFSDGGRYNDADQALAHAECLIAEGADMLDVGGESTRPNAPTVSVQEEIDRVAPVLERLIPLGLPVSIDTRKTSVMAEAIRLGVDMVNDIGALEAEGALAVVAASEVAVCLMHKQGNPDSMQEEPRYVDVVQEVGAYLNARMATAEAAGIALNRIVVDPGFGFGKSVAHNIDLLKHLSVFAQLGSPLLVGLSRKSMLGALTGAPVGERVHASVAATLLAVQRGAKIVRVHDVKATRDALTILNAIEE; encoded by the coding sequence ATGTCCCAACTCCCTGTCTCCTTGCAACTTGGCCGCTATCTTTTTGCCTTGAAACGCCCGCTGATCATGGGGATTGTCAACGTCACGCCAGATTCGTTCTCCGATGGCGGGCGCTACAACGATGCCGATCAGGCATTGGCACATGCGGAGTGCCTGATTGCCGAAGGTGCCGATATGCTGGATGTTGGCGGGGAGTCGACACGACCCAATGCACCGACCGTCAGCGTGCAAGAGGAGATCGACCGTGTCGCACCTGTGCTGGAGCGGTTGATCCCTCTCGGGCTGCCCGTGTCCATCGATACGCGCAAGACGTCCGTGATGGCCGAGGCCATCCGACTCGGCGTGGATATGGTGAACGATATCGGCGCGCTGGAGGCGGAGGGAGCTCTGGCAGTAGTGGCGGCCTCCGAGGTCGCCGTGTGCCTCATGCACAAACAGGGCAATCCTGATTCCATGCAGGAAGAACCCAGGTATGTAGACGTGGTGCAGGAGGTGGGTGCTTATCTGAATGCTAGAATGGCAACTGCGGAGGCGGCAGGTATTGCCTTGAACCGCATCGTTGTGGACCCAGGCTTCGGTTTTGGAAAAAGTGTGGCTCACAACATAGACTTACTCAAACACTTGTCGGTGTTTGCGCAACTTGGCTCCCCGCTGCTGGTGGGACTGTCCCGCAAGTCGATGCTCGGCGCATTGACCGGCGCGCCGGTCGGAGAGCGTGTGCATGCCAGCGTTGCGGCAACTTTACTGGCCGTGCAGCGTGGCGCAAAGATCGTTCGGGTGCATGATGTGAAAGCCACGCGTGATGCGTTGACAATTTTGAATGCGATTGAAGAATGA
- the glmM gene encoding phosphoglucosamine mutase: MTRKYFGTDGVRGRVGEEPITPDFVMRLGYAAGRVLATADRRLRPEQRPTVLIGKDTRISGYMLESALEAGFSAAGVDVVLIGPMPTPGIAYLTRALRLQAGVVISASHNPYEDNGIKFFAAGGVKLPDKVERAIEAALDEPMICVPSDQLGRARRMEDAAGRYIEFCKSTFPADLDLRGLKLVVDCAHGASYVIAPHVFHELGADVVVIGNQPDGTNINDGVGATSTSALQQAVVEHQAHLGIALDGDGDRLIMVDGDGTSYDGDKLLYLIAKHRQRLGLLDGGVVGTVMTNLGVEHAFSRLNIPFSRAAVGDRYVLEMLRERGWLLGGESSGHLICLDKHTTGDGIVSALQVLHSLRAHRSVISLGEATKELTLYPQVLINVRVPKGFDHRGSLPVQAALVEAECELKDSGRVVLRASGTEPVIRVMLEGKSADKIKRWAERIADVVEKAAGV; this comes from the coding sequence ATGACGAGAAAATACTTCGGTACCGATGGCGTGCGTGGACGAGTAGGTGAGGAGCCTATTACCCCAGATTTCGTGATGAGGCTTGGCTATGCAGCTGGCCGTGTCCTTGCCACGGCGGATCGTCGATTGCGCCCGGAGCAGCGCCCGACGGTACTCATCGGCAAGGATACGCGTATCTCCGGCTATATGCTGGAATCCGCGCTCGAAGCGGGTTTCTCGGCCGCCGGCGTTGATGTGGTCCTGATCGGCCCGATGCCGACCCCCGGTATCGCCTATCTGACGCGGGCCTTGCGCTTGCAGGCTGGGGTGGTCATCAGCGCATCGCACAATCCCTATGAAGATAATGGGATCAAATTCTTTGCTGCCGGCGGCGTCAAATTGCCGGATAAGGTCGAGCGTGCGATCGAAGCGGCACTCGACGAGCCCATGATCTGCGTGCCATCCGATCAACTCGGACGGGCGCGCCGTATGGAGGATGCCGCTGGGCGCTATATCGAATTCTGCAAGAGTACTTTCCCGGCTGACCTGGATCTACGTGGCCTCAAGCTGGTTGTGGATTGTGCGCATGGCGCGAGTTATGTGATCGCTCCTCATGTGTTCCACGAGCTTGGTGCCGATGTGGTCGTGATCGGCAATCAGCCCGACGGCACCAATATCAACGATGGCGTCGGCGCGACCAGCACATCGGCGTTGCAGCAGGCCGTTGTCGAGCACCAGGCCCACCTGGGGATTGCCCTGGACGGCGATGGTGACCGTCTGATCATGGTCGACGGTGACGGCACCTCCTATGATGGTGACAAGCTGTTGTACCTGATTGCCAAGCACCGGCAGCGCCTTGGCTTGCTGGATGGCGGGGTAGTTGGCACGGTGATGACGAATCTCGGTGTGGAGCATGCTTTTTCCCGGCTCAATATCCCGTTTTCGCGGGCAGCGGTTGGTGACCGCTACGTACTCGAAATGTTGCGGGAGAGAGGGTGGCTGCTCGGTGGTGAGAGCTCGGGACATTTGATTTGCCTCGACAAGCATACGACCGGCGATGGCATCGTCTCAGCGCTCCAGGTGTTGCACTCGCTGCGAGCCCATCGTAGCGTCATTTCCCTCGGGGAGGCGACCAAGGAGCTAACGCTATACCCGCAAGTACTGATCAATGTGCGCGTGCCAAAGGGCTTCGATCATCGCGGCTCGCTGCCCGTGCAGGCGGCATTGGTCGAGGCCGAGTGCGAGTTGAAGGATTCTGGACGTGTGGTGTTGCGTGCTTCCGGCACCGAGCCGGTCATTCGGGTCATGCTGGAGGGCAAGAGCGCCGATAAGATTAAGCGCTGGGCCGAGCGTATCGCAGATGTCGTGGAAAAGGCTGCCGGTGTCTGA
- the pstB gene encoding phosphate ABC transporter ATP-binding protein PstB encodes MTQQTQSGSKLSIRNLNFYYGNFHALKNINMEIPEAKVTAFIGPSGCGKSTLLRTLNRMYELYPKLRAEGEISLHGQNILDKGVDLNLLRARIGMVFQKPTPFPMSIYDNIAFGVKLYEKLSKNDMDDRVEWALRKAALWEEAKNKLRQSGNGLSGGQQQRLCIARAIAVKPEVLLLDEPTSALDPISTAHIEELIHELKSDYTIVIVTHNMQQAARVSDYTAYMYLGELIEFGETDAIFTTPKKKATEDYITGKFG; translated from the coding sequence ATGACTCAGCAAACTCAAAGCGGCAGCAAGCTGTCGATCCGTAACCTGAATTTCTACTACGGCAATTTCCATGCCCTCAAAAACATCAATATGGAAATACCGGAAGCCAAGGTGACGGCTTTCATCGGGCCTTCCGGTTGCGGCAAATCCACGCTGCTCCGCACCTTGAACCGAATGTATGAGCTGTATCCGAAACTGCGCGCCGAAGGCGAAATCTCCCTCCACGGGCAAAACATCCTGGACAAGGGTGTCGATCTGAATCTGTTGCGCGCCCGTATCGGCATGGTGTTTCAGAAGCCAACGCCGTTCCCGATGTCGATCTACGACAACATCGCCTTTGGCGTGAAGCTGTACGAGAAGCTCAGCAAAAACGATATGGACGACCGCGTGGAATGGGCACTGCGCAAGGCCGCGCTGTGGGAAGAAGCGAAGAACAAGCTGAGACAAAGTGGCAACGGCCTGTCCGGTGGGCAACAACAGCGCCTGTGCATTGCGCGTGCCATAGCGGTGAAGCCAGAAGTGCTACTGCTAGACGAACCAACGTCTGCACTCGACCCGATTTCGACCGCACACATTGAAGAGTTGATACACGAACTCAAGAGCGACTACACGATTGTCATCGTCACGCACAATATGCAGCAGGCAGCGCGCGTTTCGGATTACACCGCCTACATGTACCTGGGCGAGCTGATCGAATTTGGCGAGACCGACGCGATCTTCACGACACCGAAGAAAAAAGCCACGGAAGACTACATCACAGGCAAGTTCGGCTAA
- the pstA gene encoding phosphate ABC transporter permease PstA, which translates to MNQSIYRRRKLVNYFNLIMSICTMAFGLFWLVWILATLFQHGFSALSSALFTQMTPPPGSSGGLLNAIAGSLMMAVVGTAIGTPIGILAGTYLAEFGERGWLAPVTRFINDILLSAPSIVIGLFVYEIYVAQIGHFSGWAGAIALSLIVVPVVVRTTENMLRLVPNSLREAAAALGTPRWKVITFVTLRASRAGILTGILLAVARISGETAPLLFTALNNQFWNANMNAPMANLPVVIFQFAMSPYEDWQSLAWGGALLITVSVLTLNIIARSLFRQQTN; encoded by the coding sequence ATGAATCAATCAATTTACCGCAGACGCAAGCTGGTCAATTATTTCAACCTGATCATGTCGATCTGTACCATGGCGTTTGGCCTGTTCTGGCTCGTCTGGATCCTGGCAACCCTGTTCCAGCACGGCTTCAGCGCCCTGTCTTCCGCCCTGTTCACGCAGATGACCCCGCCACCGGGCTCATCGGGTGGATTGCTGAATGCGATCGCCGGCAGCCTGATGATGGCGGTCGTTGGCACGGCGATTGGCACACCGATCGGCATTCTCGCCGGCACCTATCTCGCGGAGTTCGGCGAACGTGGCTGGCTGGCGCCGGTAACCCGCTTCATCAACGACATTTTGTTGTCTGCACCGTCGATCGTGATCGGTCTCTTTGTGTACGAGATCTACGTTGCACAGATTGGCCACTTTTCGGGCTGGGCCGGCGCCATCGCATTGAGCCTGATCGTGGTACCGGTCGTAGTGCGCACCACCGAAAACATGTTGCGACTGGTGCCCAACAGCCTGCGTGAAGCTGCGGCGGCACTTGGAACCCCCCGCTGGAAGGTCATCACCTTTGTTACGCTGCGCGCCTCTCGAGCAGGCATTTTGACCGGGATACTGCTGGCCGTGGCCCGTATCAGTGGCGAAACGGCACCGTTGCTGTTCACCGCGCTGAATAACCAGTTCTGGAACGCCAATATGAACGCGCCCATGGCCAACCTCCCTGTCGTCATCTTCCAGTTCGCCATGAGCCCATACGAAGACTGGCAGTCCCTGGCCTGGGGCGGTGCACTGCTGATCACCGTCAGCGTATTGACGCTCAACATCATCGCTCGCTCGCTCTTCCGCCAACAAACGAATTGA
- the pstC gene encoding phosphate ABC transporter permease subunit PstC, with the protein MMHDPTAALTPSSSRQTVSTTPRSQGQFYDELFRHITRFFAFLVLAVLAGIIVSLCYGAMPAIKAFGFKFLTSAEWDPVSQQFGSLIPIYGTLVTSAIALLIGIPVSFGIAVFLTELSPAWLKRPLGIAVELLAGIPSIIYGMWGLFVFAPFFSQNIQPWVNAHIGPLPVIGQFFSGPPMGIGMFTAGLILAIMVIPFITSVMRDVFEIVPPMLKESAYGLGATTWEVVRNVVLPYTKTGAIGGIMLGLGRALGETMAVTFVIGNAHDFSTSLFMPGNSIASALANEFTEAVGDLYTSALIELGLILFIITFIVLSFSKLLLLQLKKGEGQSS; encoded by the coding sequence ATGATGCACGACCCCACTGCCGCGTTGACGCCCTCCTCCTCGCGCCAAACCGTTAGCACCACACCCAGATCGCAAGGGCAGTTTTACGACGAGCTGTTCCGCCATATCACCCGCTTCTTCGCATTTTTGGTGTTGGCGGTGCTGGCTGGCATCATCGTGTCGCTCTGTTACGGCGCCATGCCTGCGATCAAGGCGTTCGGCTTCAAATTCCTGACCTCCGCGGAGTGGGACCCTGTCTCCCAGCAATTTGGCTCGTTGATTCCGATTTACGGCACACTCGTTACATCGGCAATCGCCCTGCTGATTGGCATTCCAGTCAGTTTTGGCATTGCGGTCTTTCTGACCGAGCTATCACCAGCCTGGCTGAAGCGGCCACTCGGCATTGCCGTCGAACTGCTCGCCGGCATCCCCTCGATCATTTATGGCATGTGGGGGCTTTTTGTGTTTGCGCCGTTTTTTTCGCAGAACATCCAGCCTTGGGTGAACGCGCATATTGGCCCCCTTCCGGTAATCGGCCAGTTTTTTAGCGGCCCGCCCATGGGGATTGGCATGTTCACGGCAGGGCTGATCCTGGCGATCATGGTCATTCCGTTCATCACCTCGGTGATGCGCGACGTATTTGAGATTGTGCCGCCCATGCTCAAGGAATCGGCCTACGGCCTCGGCGCCACGACCTGGGAAGTCGTGCGCAACGTCGTGCTGCCCTACACCAAGACGGGTGCCATCGGCGGCATTATGCTCGGCCTCGGTCGAGCGTTGGGAGAGACGATGGCCGTCACCTTTGTGATCGGTAACGCACACGACTTCAGCACATCGCTGTTCATGCCCGGCAACAGCATTGCCTCGGCGCTTGCCAACGAATTTACCGAGGCAGTGGGCGATCTATACACCTCGGCATTGATCGAGCTGGGGCTCATCCTGTTCATCATCACCTTCATCGTATTGTCCTTCTCCAAGCTGCTTCTGCTGCAGCTCAAGAAGGGTGAAGGCCAGTCGTCGTAA